The Natranaerovirga pectinivora DNA segment CCTTGTGGTTTTATAGCTGATAGGTAATTCATTCCTTCAACTCTATCAAACATGTAATCTCTTCTTTTTTTAAATTCTACTACCATCTTATCTACACATTCTTGTGGTCCAGTTATTGCCGCTATAGTAGCCTTTTGTGCAATGGAATTGGCATTAGATGCAGAATGAGATTGTATGTTATTCATTAATTTTGCTACTTCTTCACTTGAAGCCGTATATCCAATACGCCATCCTGTCATAGAATAACTTTTTGAAACACCATTTATTATAATTGTTTTTTCATATATTTTTTCATTTAATGATGCAATACTAATATGTTCCACATCATCATATAATAATTTTTCATATATTTCATCTGATATGACATATAAATCATTTTCAACTGCAAAATTTGCTATCTCATTTAATTCATCTCTAGTATAAATCATACCTGTTGGATTACTTGGACTATTTAAAACAATAGCCTTTGTTTTATCATTTAAAGCTTCTTTTAATTGTTCTACGCTTACTTTGTATTGCTGTTCTTTTGTTGTTTTAACAATAACAGGAACACCATCGGCAAGTTTTACCATTTGAGGATAACTTAACCAAAAAGGCGCAGGAATAATAACCTCATCACCTAAGTTAAGTATTGCCATAAATGCATTAGTTAAGGAGTGTTTTGCTCCATTACTTACAATTATTTGTCTTGGGTTATATTTTAACCCATTATCATTTAATAATTTATTACAAATACCTTCTTTTAAAGGTACTATTCCAGACGCTGGTGTATATTTTGTAAAACCCTGATTAATAGCTTCAATGGCAGCAGCTTTTATATGTTCTGGAGTATCAAAATCTGGCTCACCTGCACCAAAACCTATTACGTCTAAACCTTCTGCTTTAAGTTGATTCGCTTTTGCAGTTATAAATAATGTAGAAGAAGGTTTAATTGTTTTTGCTTTGCTTGATAACACTTAAAATCACCTCAATTAAAATATTAGTATCATTGTAATACCTTTTTCTGAAATTTGCAAGTTTAACTTTTCATTTATTCGTGTTTTGTATATTTAGTTTTATTTTAGTATATCTATACAACTCTCTTTTGTTAATTATTGACCTTACCCCTAAGGTCTTTAAGGGTTTTCTTACACTTTTCCCTGTTTATGTTTTTTTACTCCAAAAAAAAAGACACTCTGCGTGTCCTAATTTTATGTTACTAGAAGGAGTTTTTGATTATAAATAATTGAATCATATACCTTATACCTTCCCCAATATTTAGTATAATATTCTAATTACTTCTCCTACGTATGTATTATTGTTTTGAAACCACAATAAGTTTTATTGCTGTTCTTTCTTCTCCATTTATCTCTATATCCGTAAATGCTGGTGTACATACTAAATCCACACCAGATGGTGCTACATAACCTCTTGCAATAATAATTGCTTTGATTGCTTGATTTAACGCTCCTGCACCAATTGCTTGTACCTCTGCTCCTCCTTTTTCTCTGATTGTAT contains these protein-coding regions:
- a CDS encoding pyridoxal phosphate-dependent aminotransferase, which produces MLSSKAKTIKPSSTLFITAKANQLKAEGLDVIGFGAGEPDFDTPEHIKAAAIEAINQGFTKYTPASGIVPLKEGICNKLLNDNGLKYNPRQIIVSNGAKHSLTNAFMAILNLGDEVIIPAPFWLSYPQMVKLADGVPVIVKTTKEQQYKVSVEQLKEALNDKTKAIVLNSPSNPTGMIYTRDELNEIANFAVENDLYVISDEIYEKLLYDDVEHISIASLNEKIYEKTIIINGVSKSYSMTGWRIGYTASSEEVAKLMNNIQSHSASNANSIAQKATIAAITGPQECVDKMVVEFKKRRDYMFDRVEGMNYLSAIKPQGAFYLFIDISELFGKTFNGKVINNADDLADILLEEECVAIIPCNDFGYDDHIRLSYAISLEQIEKGLDRIESFLNKLQ
- a CDS encoding stage V sporulation protein S, which gives rise to MEVLKVAAKSNPNSVAGALANTIREKGGAEVQAIGAGALNQAIKAIIIARGYVAPSGVDLVCTPAFTDIEINGEERTAIKLIVVSKQ